In the genome of Nonomuraea sp. NBC_00507, the window TCAGCGCGAGCATGGTGGCGTAGACCTCGTCCTCACGGATCATCAGCGGCCGCGGCACGGCGGCCACCCGCTCCCGCCGCATCAGGCCGTAGAGGGGATCGAGTCCGTGGTGCTCGGTGGTGACGACGTCCCACAGCTCGTCCAGGCGGTCAATGGGGTCGTCGGAGAGCATCCGGGTGCCGCGGTAGCGCGGCTGGTGCACCGTCCCGTCGGCCCCGGTGTACGTGACGTCAGAGGTGACCAGGATGAGCCGCTCATCGGCCAGGAACGGCTCCAGGGTCCTGGAGACGTAGCCGGGTTCGAGCAGGTCGTCGTCGCCCATCCAGCGGAAGAACTCGCCCCGCGCGCGCCGGAGCACCTCCACGAAGTTCCCGATCACGTGCAGATCATGCGGCTGCCGGTAATAGGCGATCCGGTTGTCCTGCCTCGCCAGCTCGCGGCAGAGCTCCTCTGTGTCGTCGGTGGAGGCGTTGTCCGAGATCACCACCTCGAGCTCGGTGTGATCCTGGGCGAGCGCCGATCGCACGGCCGTCTCCAGCCGGTCCGCGCCATTGCGGACCGGGATTCCGATGGACACCAGCATCGCTTTCTCCTCGAGGTCACCGCGCGCGGGCGGGAAGCAGCCGCACCAGGCGATCGCTCACAAAGTGGAACTGGTCGCGGGTCACGACGAGCAGCGCGTAGGCCAGCAGGCCGCCGCCGCCCGCCACGATGA includes:
- a CDS encoding glycosyltransferase family 2 protein, with protein sequence MLVSIGIPVRNGADRLETAVRSALAQDHTELEVVISDNASTDDTEELCRELARQDNRIAYYRQPHDLHVIGNFVEVLRRARGEFFRWMGDDDLLEPGYVSRTLEPFLADERLILVTSDVTYTGADGTVHQPRYRGTRMLSDDPIDRLDELWDVVTTEHHGLDPLYGLMRRERVAAVPRPLMIREDEVYATMLALTAPWGHVPEVLAHRNLRERRLSGIAAALGVPAWTAHFATTLQFRAMYRALGILELSPEQRSRARAVLLRTYWRRQQQMLAHRSRKLAGLATRAVSSKG